From the Clarias gariepinus isolate MV-2021 ecotype Netherlands chromosome 3, CGAR_prim_01v2, whole genome shotgun sequence genome, one window contains:
- the s1pr2 gene encoding sphingosine 1-phosphate receptor 2: protein MASLPKCIDDPTKSKYSQYYNSDLIKLHYVCAKNMSQQDVDERMSHKDGHSLLNIIFMIICSIIILENLLVLIAVFRNKKFHSAMFFFIGNLAFSDLLAGSAYIANIFLSGSRTFKLTPVQWFIREGTVFIALSASVFSLLAIAIERYIAITKVKVYGSNKTCRMFLLIGACWVTSILIGGLPIIGWNCINNLAGCSAVLPLNSRRYICFVVTIFSVILLSIVILYVRIYLIVRSSHEETTNSPSYALLKTVTIVLGVFIVCWLPAFSILLLDTSCRMSSCPILSQAEIFFGIATLNSALNPLIYTLRSKDMRREFLRVLCCWGLLHSGRPAERCLMQLKSSSSMDHCTSKHEHQTTPIMQDCTTCV from the coding sequence ATGGCGTCCCTACCAAAATGCATCGATGACCCAACAAAGAGCAAGTATTCTCAGTACTACAATTCAGACCTCATCAAATTGCACTATGTCTGTGCCAAGAACATGAGCCAGCAGGATGTGGATGAACGTATGTCTCATAAAGATGGGCATAGCTTGCTCAACATCATCTTTATGATCATCTGCAGCATCATTATTCTGGAGAACCTCCTGGTGCTCATTGCTGTTTTCCGAAACAAAAAGTTCCATTCAGCCATGTTCTTCTTTATTGGCAATCTAGCATTCTCAGATCTGCTGGCTGGCTCTGCCTACATCGCCAATATATTTCTATCAGGATCAAGAACTTTTAAGCTAACGCCTGTGCAGTGGTTCATAAGAGAAGGGACTGTTTTTATTGCATTGTCCGCATCAGTGTTCAGTCTGCTTGCCATTGCTATAGAGCGCTACATTGCCATAACCAAAGTCAAGGTGTATGGCTCCAATAAGACCTGCCGCATGTTCCTGCTTATCGGGGCATGCTGGGTCACCTCAATTCTTATCGGAGGACTTCCTATTATAGGCTGGAACTGCATCAACAATCTGGCTGGATGCTCGGCCGTTCTGCCTCTCAACTCTAGGCGCTACATCTGCTTTGTGGTGACCATCTTCAGCGTCATCCTGCTTTCCATTGTCATCCTGTATGTCCGCATCTACCTAATCGTCCGTTCCAGCCATGAGGAAACCACTAATTCACCTTCCTACGCTCTGCTTAAGACTGTGACCATTGTCCTGGGTGTGTTCATTGTGTGCTGGCTGCCTGCCTTCAGTATCCTGCTCCTCGACACCTCATGCAGGATGTCCTCCTGTCCCATTCTCAGCCAGGCCGAAATCTTCTTTGGGATCGCCACCTTGAACTCTGCTCTAAACCCGCTGATCTACACACTGCGCAGTAAGGACATGAGGCGGGAGTTCCTGCGCGTGCTATGCTGCTGGGGGCTCCTCCACAGCGGCCGTCCAGCAGAACGCTGCTTGATGCAGCTCAAGAGCTCGAGCTCGATGGACCACTGCACGAGCAAACATGAACATCAGACCACTCCCATCATGCAAGACTGTACAACGTGTGTTTGA